From a region of the Pseudomonadaceae bacterium SI-3 genome:
- a CDS encoding DNA-binding response regulator (response regulator in two-component regulatory system with CusS; regulates the copper efflux system) — protein MKLLVAEDEPKTGTYLQQGLTEAGFTVDRVENGTDAAQHALHGEYDLLILDVMMPGLDGWQVLKNVRAAGNDVPVLFLTARDGVQDRVKGLELGADDYLIKPFAFSELLARIRTLLRRGSHAPNQTILKLLDLEMDLLRRRVTRSGKRIDLTAKEFALLELLLRRRGEVLSKSLIASQVWDMNFDSDTNVIEVAVRRLRAKIDDEFEPKLIQTARGMGYLIEAPGF, from the coding sequence ATGAAGCTTCTTGTTGCTGAAGACGAGCCGAAAACAGGCACCTACCTACAGCAGGGGCTCACGGAGGCCGGCTTCACTGTCGATCGAGTAGAGAACGGGACTGATGCTGCTCAGCATGCGCTTCACGGGGAATACGACCTGCTCATCTTAGATGTGATGATGCCTGGCTTGGATGGGTGGCAGGTTTTAAAGAATGTCCGCGCTGCCGGTAATGACGTTCCAGTGCTATTCCTTACCGCCCGAGACGGGGTTCAGGATCGAGTAAAGGGATTGGAGTTGGGCGCTGATGATTATCTCATCAAGCCGTTTGCTTTCTCCGAACTGCTTGCCAGGATACGCACGCTGCTTCGCCGCGGCAGCCATGCTCCCAACCAAACGATACTCAAGCTCCTCGACCTTGAGATGGACTTGCTGAGACGACGGGTTACGCGATCGGGGAAACGCATAGACCTAACTGCAAAGGAATTCGCACTTCTTGAGCTATTGCTTAGGCGTCGCGGGGAAGTGCTCTCAAAGTCACTTATCGCCTCCCAAGTATGGGACATGAACTTCGATAGCGATACCAATGTAATCGAGGTGGCGGTACGCCGGTTAAGGGCAAAGATTGATGATGAGTTCGAGCCGAAGCTGATACAAACTGCTCGCGGAATGGGCTATCTGATCGAGGCGCCAGGCTTTTAA
- a CDS encoding transcriptional regulator produces the protein MSRLAEYRKLEEQLKSQMAELEAMRNDKSLKKDMEFEDKLRSLMGEYSITLPSLINILDPQFGTRRAPVQQGPTPRRARQVKTYKNPHSGEIVATKGGNHKVLKGWKAEYGTDEVESWIQ, from the coding sequence ATGTCCCGACTGGCAGAGTACCGTAAACTGGAAGAGCAATTGAAGTCGCAAATGGCCGAACTTGAGGCCATGAGAAACGACAAGAGCCTTAAAAAGGATATGGAATTTGAAGATAAGCTTCGCTCGCTGATGGGTGAATACAGCATTACTCTACCTAGTTTGATCAATATTCTTGACCCGCAGTTTGGGACTCGTCGCGCTCCGGTTCAGCAAGGCCCGACACCACGCCGTGCTCGTCAGGTCAAGACATACAAGAACCCTCACAGCGGTGAAATAGTTGCGACCAAAGGTGGCAATCACAAGGTCCTGAAAGGCTGGAAAGCAGAATATGGAACGGATGAGGTCGAAAGCTGGATCCAGTGA
- a CDS encoding heme oxygenase, whose translation MDSVRNRLRAATALQHERVDAAFSAYQLDQTDGYRAFLQAHAQVLIPLELTLEQAGIETMLNDWSQRSRRQALLADLQALGCTEPNSAQADTAPSSGWCWGAAYVIEGSRLGGRVLARRVAEANPSAPLRYLSHGNATPFWPSFLHELEQQAGACDWSEVLAGAHASFECFLSAARSNRP comes from the coding sequence ATGGACAGTGTGCGAAATCGTCTACGCGCAGCCACCGCGCTTCAGCATGAACGCGTCGACGCTGCCTTTTCGGCCTATCAGCTGGATCAGACCGATGGCTACCGAGCCTTTCTACAGGCCCATGCGCAAGTGCTCATCCCGTTAGAACTCACGCTGGAGCAGGCGGGCATCGAAACGATGCTCAATGACTGGTCCCAGCGCAGCAGGCGTCAGGCATTGCTTGCAGATCTGCAGGCGTTGGGCTGTACGGAACCTAATTCAGCGCAGGCTGACACAGCCCCCTCATCCGGTTGGTGCTGGGGCGCAGCTTACGTCATTGAAGGGTCTCGCCTGGGTGGACGCGTACTGGCGCGACGCGTGGCAGAAGCCAACCCCTCCGCCCCGCTACGCTATCTAAGTCACGGCAACGCAACGCCGTTTTGGCCGAGCTTTCTTCACGAGCTGGAACAGCAGGCAGGGGCCTGCGATTGGTCCGAGGTGCTGGCCGGTGCGCATGCATCCTTCGAATGCTTCCTGAGCGCAGCCCGGTCGAACAGGCCGTAA